The following are from one region of the Streptomyces rubrogriseus genome:
- a CDS encoding ABC transporter ATP-binding protein, translating into MMNYPTEHSSRPPEGQGGDPAPPAVHAEDLTVVRGSRTVLRGLGFTVPRGRITGLLGPSGCGKSTLMRAIVGTQAKVTGTLDVLGRPAGHPALRTRIGYVTQAPSVFDDLSVRQNLDYFAEILDPGRAAADRRREDVTRVIADVDLTTRADALAGNLSGGQRSRVSLAVALLGAPELLVLDEPTVGLDPVLRRDLWTLFHTLAADRGATLLVSSHVMDEAERCHRLLLMREGEVLADDTPDALRTRTGSETVEEAFLHLVDEAKANAAARTKETTR; encoded by the coding sequence ATGATGAATTACCCGACGGAGCACTCCTCCCGGCCGCCCGAAGGGCAAGGCGGCGACCCCGCCCCGCCCGCCGTCCACGCCGAAGACCTCACCGTCGTCCGCGGCTCCCGCACCGTCCTGCGCGGCCTCGGCTTCACCGTTCCGCGCGGTCGGATCACCGGTCTCCTCGGCCCCTCCGGCTGCGGCAAGTCGACGCTGATGCGGGCGATCGTCGGCACCCAGGCCAAGGTCACCGGCACCCTGGACGTCCTCGGCCGCCCGGCCGGCCACCCCGCCCTGCGCACCCGCATCGGCTACGTCACCCAGGCCCCGTCCGTCTTCGACGACCTGTCCGTCCGCCAGAACCTGGACTACTTCGCCGAGATCCTCGACCCCGGCCGGGCGGCCGCCGACCGCCGCCGCGAGGACGTCACCCGGGTCATCGCCGACGTCGACCTCACCACCCGCGCCGACGCCCTGGCCGGCAACCTCTCCGGCGGCCAGCGCAGCCGCGTCTCCCTCGCCGTGGCCCTCCTGGGCGCCCCGGAACTCCTGGTCCTCGACGAACCCACGGTCGGCCTCGACCCCGTACTCCGCCGCGACCTGTGGACCCTCTTCCACACCCTCGCCGCCGACCGCGGCGCCACCCTCCTCGTCTCCTCCCACGTCATGGACGAGGCCGAGCGCTGCCACCGGCTGCTCCTGATGCGCGAGGGCGAGGTCCTCGCCGACGACACCCCCGACGCCCTGCGCACCCGTACCGGCTCCGAGACGGTCGAGGAGGCCTTCCTCCACCTGGTCGACGAGGCGAAGGCCAACGCGGCGGCCCGCACGAAGGAGACCACCCGATGA
- a CDS encoding acetoin utilization protein AcuC — MSGRAQLMWDEAVTGYDFGPEHPMDPVRLALTRSLVGALGLDREAEVVAARPAGESTLRLVHREDYIDAVRAASADPRSADGSYGLGTVDDPAFAGMHEVSALIAGQSVGAAEAVWRGDALHAVNFAGGLHHAMPGAASGFCVYNDAALAIARLLELGAERVAYVDVDVHHGDGVQAAFWEDPRVLTVSLHEHPSTLFPQTGWPEETGADCAEGSAVNVALPAGTGDAGWLRAFHAVVPEVLAEFRPQVLVTQHGADTHFEDPLAHLAVSLDAQRAVQVACHELVHEYAGGRWVALGGGGYAVVEVVPRSWAHLVGVAAGRPVEPETVIPEGWRQEVYARTRQLGPMRMTDGRWPVSYASWEAGYDPADRLDQAVRAARRAVFPLRGLLA; from the coding sequence ATGAGCGGCCGCGCACAGCTGATGTGGGACGAGGCAGTAACGGGCTATGACTTCGGTCCCGAGCATCCGATGGACCCGGTCCGGCTCGCCCTGACGCGAAGTCTGGTCGGCGCCCTCGGGCTCGACCGGGAGGCGGAGGTCGTCGCGGCGCGGCCGGCCGGCGAGTCGACGCTGCGGCTCGTCCACCGGGAGGACTACATCGACGCGGTGCGGGCGGCGTCGGCGGATCCGCGGTCGGCGGACGGTTCGTACGGGCTCGGGACGGTCGACGACCCGGCCTTCGCGGGGATGCACGAGGTGTCCGCGCTGATCGCCGGGCAGTCGGTGGGGGCGGCGGAGGCGGTGTGGCGCGGGGACGCGCTGCACGCGGTGAACTTCGCGGGCGGGCTGCACCACGCGATGCCGGGGGCGGCGTCCGGGTTCTGCGTGTACAACGACGCGGCGCTGGCGATCGCGCGGCTGCTGGAGCTGGGTGCCGAGCGGGTCGCGTACGTGGACGTCGACGTGCACCACGGGGACGGGGTGCAGGCTGCGTTCTGGGAGGACCCGCGGGTGCTGACGGTGTCGCTGCACGAGCATCCGTCGACGCTGTTCCCGCAGACCGGGTGGCCGGAGGAGACGGGGGCGGACTGCGCCGAGGGGTCGGCCGTGAACGTCGCGCTGCCGGCGGGAACCGGGGACGCGGGGTGGCTGCGGGCGTTCCACGCGGTGGTGCCGGAGGTCCTGGCGGAGTTCCGGCCGCAGGTGCTGGTGACCCAGCACGGTGCCGACACGCACTTCGAGGATCCGCTGGCGCATCTGGCGGTGTCGCTGGACGCGCAGCGGGCGGTGCAGGTGGCGTGCCACGAGCTGGTGCACGAGTACGCCGGGGGGCGGTGGGTGGCTCTCGGGGGCGGCGGGTACGCCGTGGTGGAGGTGGTGCCGCGGTCGTGGGCGCATCTGGTGGGGGTCGCGGCGGGGCGGCCGGTGGAGCCGGAGACGGTGATTCCGGAGGGGTGGCGGCAGGAGGTGTACGCGCGGACGCGGCAGCTGGGGCCGATGCGGATGACCGATGGGCGGTGGCCGGTGTCGTACGCCTCGTGGGAGGCGGGGTACGACCCTGCGGATCGGTTGGACCAGGCGGTGCGGGCGGCTCGGCGGGCGGTGTTTCCGTTGCGGGGGTTGTTGGCGTAG
- a CDS encoding MFS transporter — MTDVLRRGRASLAFGFFAQGVAFALLVTRIPAIQDRYGVSDALLPVFLAAVPILAGVGSVVSERLVRRVRPSRLLRWSQPVVLLALLGVGAGDRVAVLAVALAVFGLAVGALDASMNMLGVSLQRAYGRSIMLGFHAAYSLGGILGASLAWAGAHWDLALWVSYLPVVVLLLPAALVGSRWYVDGDLEGAEGAGTGEDTVGGGVGASVGFKVLLPLCLVMTFAYIGDSTVSNWSAKYLQDVLGSSEQLATVPYNVYMVTTLVGRALGDFGVRRFGAVAVVRGGAVVAAGGFAVVASAPGAWVGMLGFTLLGLGLCVLVPQTFAAAGRLAAEKDGRPGASDAAVARLNVFNYVGFLIGSPLVGALGDAWSYRGAMLVPMVLVLVTVVYARSFEGQPDRYGGGHERPRTADVGRGSNGL; from the coding sequence ATGACTGATGTGCTGCGCCGCGGCAGGGCCTCGCTCGCGTTCGGCTTCTTCGCCCAGGGTGTCGCCTTCGCCCTGCTGGTGACGCGTATCCCGGCCATCCAGGACCGGTACGGCGTCTCCGACGCGCTGCTGCCCGTCTTCCTCGCCGCCGTGCCGATCCTGGCCGGCGTCGGGAGTGTGGTGAGCGAGCGCCTGGTGCGGCGGGTGCGGCCGAGCCGGCTGCTGCGCTGGTCCCAGCCGGTGGTGCTGCTGGCGCTGCTCGGTGTCGGGGCGGGGGACCGGGTGGCGGTGCTGGCCGTCGCCCTGGCCGTCTTCGGGCTGGCCGTGGGCGCGCTGGACGCGTCGATGAACATGCTCGGGGTGAGCCTGCAACGGGCGTACGGGCGCAGCATCATGCTCGGGTTCCACGCCGCGTACAGCCTCGGCGGGATTCTGGGGGCGTCGCTGGCCTGGGCGGGGGCGCACTGGGACCTGGCGCTGTGGGTGTCGTATCTGCCGGTGGTGGTGCTGCTGTTGCCGGCGGCGCTGGTCGGGAGCCGGTGGTACGTCGACGGGGACCTTGAGGGTGCGGAGGGCGCGGGCACCGGTGAGGACACGGTCGGGGGCGGAGTCGGGGCGAGTGTCGGCTTCAAGGTGCTGCTGCCGCTGTGCCTGGTCATGACGTTCGCGTACATCGGGGACTCGACCGTCTCCAACTGGAGCGCGAAGTACCTCCAGGACGTGCTGGGGAGTTCCGAGCAGCTGGCCACCGTGCCGTACAACGTCTACATGGTGACCACGCTGGTGGGGCGGGCTCTCGGGGACTTCGGGGTGCGTCGGTTCGGGGCCGTGGCGGTGGTGCGGGGCGGGGCGGTCGTCGCGGCGGGCGGGTTCGCCGTGGTGGCCTCGGCGCCGGGGGCCTGGGTGGGGATGCTGGGCTTCACCCTGCTGGGTCTCGGGCTGTGTGTGCTGGTGCCGCAGACGTTCGCGGCGGCGGGGCGGCTGGCGGCGGAGAAGGACGGTCGCCCGGGGGCTTCCGACGCGGCGGTGGCGCGGCTCAATGTGTTCAACTACGTCGGTTTCCTGATCGGTTCGCCGTTGGTGGGCGCGCTCGGGGACGCCTGGAGCTATCGCGGGGCGATGCTCGTGCCGATGGTGTTGGTGCTGGTGACGGTCGTGTACGCCAGGTCGTTCGAGGGACAACCGGACCGATACGGTGGCGGGCATGAGCGGCCGCGCACAGCTGATGTGGGACGAGGCAGTAACGGGCTATGA
- a CDS encoding GlxA family transcriptional regulator: MAGAAASAAAPYRVALVAFPGIRAFDVAVITEVWGTDRTDRGAPAFDLRRVAADGTTAVPMRGGLALHPDRPLDWLAEADLVVVPGLDDHLTPAPAPVLAALRRAHDRGTTVAALCGGAFTLAQAGLLDGRRAITHWRLLDLLRTHHPRVTVVPDALFIEDDNIWTAAGTAAGIDLCLHLVRLAHGAEAAATIARSMVTAPFRTGTQAQFIEHPTHHADRDADALAGVREHALRHLDEPLTVADLAARAGMSPRSFARHFAAATGTTPLRWLLDQRIAAAQKLLERTDLPMPEVARRAGFGSEVMMRQHFAARLATSPRAYRAAFTGGSSPIAR; this comes from the coding sequence ATGGCAGGAGCAGCAGCGAGTGCGGCGGCGCCCTACCGCGTGGCCCTCGTCGCCTTCCCCGGCATCCGGGCCTTCGACGTCGCCGTCATCACCGAGGTCTGGGGCACCGACCGCACCGACCGCGGCGCCCCCGCCTTCGACCTGCGCCGCGTCGCCGCCGACGGCACCACGGCCGTCCCGATGCGCGGCGGCCTCGCCCTCCACCCCGACCGTCCCCTCGACTGGCTGGCGGAAGCCGACCTCGTCGTCGTCCCCGGCCTCGACGACCACCTCACCCCGGCCCCCGCCCCGGTCCTCGCCGCTCTCCGACGCGCCCACGACCGCGGCACCACCGTCGCCGCCCTGTGCGGAGGCGCCTTCACCCTCGCCCAGGCCGGGCTGCTCGACGGCCGCCGCGCCATCACGCACTGGCGCCTGCTCGACCTCCTGCGGACCCATCACCCCAGGGTCACGGTCGTCCCGGACGCCCTCTTCATCGAGGACGACAACATCTGGACCGCCGCCGGCACCGCAGCCGGCATCGACCTCTGCCTGCACCTGGTCCGCCTGGCCCACGGCGCCGAAGCCGCCGCCACCATCGCCCGCTCGATGGTCACCGCGCCTTTCCGCACCGGGACCCAGGCCCAGTTCATCGAGCACCCCACCCACCACGCGGACCGCGACGCCGACGCCCTCGCCGGCGTCCGCGAACACGCCCTGCGCCACCTCGACGAGCCCCTCACGGTCGCCGACCTGGCCGCCCGAGCCGGCATGTCCCCGCGCTCCTTCGCCCGCCACTTCGCGGCGGCCACCGGCACCACGCCGCTGCGCTGGCTGCTGGACCAGCGCATCGCCGCGGCCCAGAAGCTCCTCGAACGCACCGACCTGCCCATGCCCGAGGTCGCCCGCCGGGCGGGGTTCGGCAGCGAGGTCATGATGCGCCAGCACTTCGCAGCACGCCTCGCCACCAGCCCCCGCGCCTACCGGGCCGCGTTCACCGGGGGCAGCAGCCCGATCGCCCGGTAG
- a CDS encoding cysteine hydrolase family protein — MDIAENAALVVVDVQKGFEEVGFWGTRNNPAADDNIAALIDAWQSAGRPVVFVRHDSVKAGSPLREGYEGNGFKEYVEQRRGKVGGAELLVTKSVNSAFLGAPDLGAWLRAAGIRQLVLVGIQTNMCVETTARMGGNLGYEVVVPLDATYTFDLEGPFGWRQSADELARASAVSLHGGGFARVVTTEEVLAGC, encoded by the coding sequence ATGGACATCGCCGAGAACGCAGCACTGGTGGTCGTGGACGTGCAGAAGGGCTTCGAGGAGGTCGGCTTCTGGGGTACGCGCAACAACCCTGCGGCGGACGACAACATCGCCGCGCTCATCGACGCGTGGCAGTCGGCCGGGCGACCGGTCGTCTTCGTGCGGCACGACTCGGTGAAGGCCGGGTCGCCGTTGCGGGAGGGGTACGAGGGCAACGGGTTCAAGGAGTACGTGGAGCAGCGGCGCGGGAAGGTGGGCGGGGCCGAGCTGCTGGTCACGAAGAGCGTGAACTCGGCGTTCCTCGGCGCGCCGGACCTGGGTGCCTGGCTGCGGGCGGCGGGGATCCGGCAGCTCGTGCTGGTCGGCATCCAGACGAACATGTGCGTCGAGACGACGGCGCGGATGGGCGGGAACCTCGGGTACGAGGTGGTGGTCCCGTTGGACGCGACGTACACCTTCGACCTGGAGGGGCCCTTCGGCTGGCGGCAGAGCGCGGACGAGCTGGCGCGGGCGTCGGCGGTGTCGCTGCACGGGGGCGGGTTCGCCCGGGTGGTGACGACGGAGGAGGTTCTGGCCGGGTGCTGA
- a CDS encoding VC0807 family protein, whose product MTKPRKSRTVVSLLLDVGVPLGSYYLLKGAFGMSAVAALGWSSVGPVLRTGWGVVRQREVNVLPLLILLANLAGLLIGFGTGDARLMLAKDSAVTSLVGFALLGSVALGRPMMTATLKPWLVKGDAGREAAWGRLRRESPAFRRAELRFSAVWGVAFVGECGVRIVGVYALPVDTMVWLGTVVMIVTMLVAFVVSGALGAGPMVHMIGAAVTTDDSADALDALNALDVVLEAEKNSSLVGSTHR is encoded by the coding sequence ATGACCAAGCCTCGTAAGTCCCGGACCGTCGTGTCGCTCCTCCTGGACGTGGGTGTGCCCCTCGGGTCGTACTACCTGCTGAAGGGCGCGTTCGGGATGAGCGCCGTCGCGGCGCTCGGCTGGAGCAGTGTCGGGCCCGTGCTGCGGACCGGGTGGGGGGTGGTGAGACAGCGGGAGGTGAACGTGCTGCCGCTGCTCATCCTGCTGGCCAACCTGGCCGGGCTGCTGATCGGCTTCGGGACGGGGGACGCCCGGCTGATGCTGGCCAAGGACAGCGCGGTCACGAGCCTGGTCGGGTTCGCGCTGCTGGGGTCGGTGGCGCTGGGGCGGCCGATGATGACGGCGACGCTGAAACCGTGGCTGGTGAAGGGAGATGCGGGCCGGGAGGCGGCCTGGGGACGGCTGCGGCGGGAGTCGCCGGCGTTCAGGAGGGCGGAGCTGAGGTTCTCGGCGGTGTGGGGCGTCGCCTTCGTCGGTGAGTGCGGGGTGCGGATCGTGGGGGTCTACGCGTTGCCCGTCGACACGATGGTGTGGCTCGGGACGGTCGTCATGATCGTGACGATGCTGGTCGCGTTCGTGGTGAGTGGTGCGCTCGGGGCGGGGCCCATGGTCCACATGATCGGGGCCGCCGTCACCACGGACGACTCGGCCGACGCGCTCGACGCGCTCAACGCGCTCGACGTGGTCCTGGAAGCTGAGAAGAATTCATCTTTGGTTGGATCTACCCACCGGTAA
- a CDS encoding ABC transporter permease yields MTTPTAPAPARATTLPAPTRPLSLSRTTATATRVLRQLSHDPRTIALLMLIPCVMLFLLRYVFDGSPRTFDNIGASLLGIFPLITMFLVTSIATLRERTSGTLERLLAMPLGKGDLIAGYALAFGALAIVQSALATALAVWFLGLDVTGSPWLLLLVALLDALLGTALGLFVSAFAASEFQAVQFMPAVIFPQLLLCGLFTPRDNMHPALEAVSDVLPMSYAVDGMNEVLRHTDMTATFVRDALIVAGCALLVLALGAATLKRRTA; encoded by the coding sequence ATGACCACCCCCACGGCCCCCGCACCCGCCCGTGCGACGACGCTCCCGGCCCCCACCCGCCCCCTGAGCCTCTCCCGCACCACGGCCACCGCGACCCGCGTCCTGCGCCAGCTGAGCCACGACCCCCGCACCATCGCGCTCCTGATGCTGATCCCCTGCGTGATGCTCTTCCTGCTGCGCTACGTCTTCGACGGCAGCCCGCGCACCTTCGACAACATCGGCGCCTCACTCCTCGGCATCTTCCCGCTGATCACGATGTTCCTGGTCACGTCCATCGCGACGCTGCGCGAGCGCACCTCGGGCACTCTCGAACGCCTCCTCGCCATGCCCCTCGGCAAAGGCGACCTCATCGCGGGATACGCCCTCGCCTTCGGCGCCCTCGCCATCGTCCAGTCGGCCCTCGCCACCGCCCTGGCGGTCTGGTTCCTGGGCCTGGACGTGACGGGCAGCCCCTGGCTCCTCCTCCTGGTCGCCCTGCTCGACGCCCTCCTGGGCACCGCACTCGGCCTCTTCGTCTCGGCCTTCGCGGCCTCGGAGTTCCAGGCGGTCCAGTTCATGCCGGCAGTGATCTTCCCCCAGCTCCTCCTCTGCGGCCTCTTCACCCCGCGCGACAACATGCACCCCGCCCTGGAGGCCGTCTCCGACGTCCTGCCCATGTCGTACGCCGTCGACGGCATGAACGAGGTCCTGCGTCACACCGACATGACCGCCACCTTCGTCCGCGACGCCCTGATCGTCGCCGGCTGCGCCCTGCTGGTCCTGGCTCTGGGGGCAGCAACCCTGAAACGCCGAACGGCATAG
- the trpS gene encoding tryptophan--tRNA ligase, producing the protein MTRVFSGVKPTGHLTLGNYLGAMRRWAAVDQHRSDALFCVVDLHALTVDHDPARVRRLSRQAASLLLAAELDPELCTVFVQSHVDEHARLSYVLECVATDGEMRRMIQYKEKAARERVRGGSVRLSLLTYPVLMAADILAYGTDEVPVGEDQTQHVELARDLAVRFNQRYGHTFVVPRATSPAVAARVMNLQEPASKMGKSDDTGPGIVYLLDEPDVVRKKVMRAVTDSGRDVVYDPEERAGLANLLEILAACTGGEPAELAGGYDSYGALKKDTAEAVVEMLRPVRERHLELSADPGYVDGVLREGAEKARAMARPTVDAAYRAIGLLPPVNAAR; encoded by the coding sequence ATGACACGGGTCTTCAGTGGGGTCAAGCCGACCGGGCACCTGACGCTGGGGAACTACCTGGGCGCCATGCGGCGGTGGGCCGCGGTGGACCAGCACCGGTCCGACGCGCTGTTCTGCGTCGTCGACCTGCACGCGCTGACCGTGGACCACGATCCGGCGCGGGTGCGCAGACTCAGCCGGCAGGCCGCGTCGCTGTTGCTGGCGGCGGAGCTGGATCCCGAGCTGTGCACCGTGTTCGTGCAGAGTCACGTGGACGAGCACGCCCGGCTGTCGTACGTACTGGAGTGCGTGGCGACCGACGGGGAGATGCGGCGGATGATCCAGTACAAGGAGAAGGCCGCGCGGGAACGGGTCCGGGGCGGGAGTGTGCGGCTGTCGCTGCTCACGTACCCCGTGCTGATGGCGGCCGACATCCTGGCCTACGGGACGGACGAGGTGCCGGTCGGGGAGGACCAGACGCAGCACGTCGAGCTGGCGCGGGATCTCGCGGTGCGGTTCAACCAGCGGTACGGGCACACGTTCGTGGTGCCGCGGGCGACCAGTCCGGCGGTGGCGGCTCGGGTGATGAATCTGCAGGAGCCCGCGTCGAAGATGGGGAAGAGCGACGACACCGGGCCGGGGATCGTCTATCTGCTGGACGAGCCGGACGTGGTGCGGAAGAAGGTCATGCGGGCCGTGACCGACAGCGGACGTGACGTGGTGTACGACCCGGAGGAGCGGGCCGGGCTCGCCAACCTGCTGGAGATCCTCGCCGCCTGCACGGGTGGGGAGCCCGCGGAGCTGGCCGGCGGGTACGACTCGTACGGCGCGCTGAAGAAGGACACCGCGGAGGCGGTCGTCGAGATGCTGCGGCCCGTGCGGGAGCGGCATCTGGAACTGTCCGCCGATCCCGGGTACGTGGACGGTGTGCTCCGGGAGGGGGCCGAGAAGGCCCGGGCGATGGCGCGGCCGACCGTGGACGCGGCCTACCGGGCGATCGGGCTGCTGCCCCCGGTGAACGCGGCCCGGTAG
- a CDS encoding phosphatase — protein MLTRGALRAHLLDVRLAGVVATSREVSLRSYRLFAARDPRVLIGIDPERDWGPRELLGLMAERCGVSADPRDVSGHDVIDPDRTLAALDAFAGRLAAAAGRRAPVLLGTGHPHRLLGFYVALAEALSAAGCTVLTPAQGRSVDITTRFGLRTYNLDYVRGVALVREPGAGRAGGEPGAHTHSPLPVRTALAAAAEDGGPLPELVIGDHGWVCGAGQLGFEAIGPADTDDPALFVGEAEGSVSVAVPLDDAVRSEYYRPLTRYVLNRACLSR, from the coding sequence GTGCTGACCCGTGGAGCTCTTCGGGCTCATCTTCTTGATGTTCGGCTGGCCGGGGTCGTGGCGACCTCTCGGGAGGTGAGTCTGCGGAGTTACCGGCTGTTCGCCGCTCGGGATCCCCGGGTGCTGATCGGGATCGATCCGGAGCGGGACTGGGGGCCGCGGGAGCTGCTCGGGCTGATGGCGGAGAGGTGCGGGGTTTCGGCCGATCCGCGCGATGTCTCGGGCCACGACGTGATCGACCCGGACCGGACCCTCGCGGCGCTGGACGCCTTCGCCGGGCGGCTCGCGGCGGCCGCCGGACGCCGGGCCCCGGTGCTGCTCGGCACCGGGCACCCGCACCGGCTGCTCGGTTTCTACGTCGCCTTGGCCGAGGCGCTGTCGGCGGCGGGATGTACTGTCCTCACCCCGGCGCAGGGTCGCTCTGTCGACATAACGACCCGGTTCGGTCTACGCACGTACAATCTCGACTACGTCCGTGGAGTCGCGTTGGTGCGGGAGCCCGGTGCCGGGCGCGCCGGTGGTGAGCCCGGCGCGCACACGCACTCGCCGCTGCCGGTTCGGACCGCGCTGGCGGCCGCGGCCGAGGACGGCGGGCCGCTGCCCGAGTTGGTGATCGGGGACCACGGGTGGGTCTGCGGAGCAGGTCAGCTGGGGTTCGAGGCGATCGGGCCGGCCGATACGGACGATCCCGCGCTCTTCGTAGGAGAGGCCGAGGGGTCCGTGTCCGTCGCTGTTCCACTTGATGACGCCGTGCGGTCCGAGTACTACCGGCCGCTTACCCGCTACGTACTCAATCGGGCGTGTCTGTCACGGTAG
- a CDS encoding class I SAM-dependent methyltransferase encodes MTTPPQADHSARAHSFNAAAAQYAANRPSYPPALFDALEELTGRPLQGSRVVDVGAGTGLATARLHERGADVIAVEPGAGMAAEFRRTLPGVPVVRGNGNALPLADHSADLLTYAQSWHWTDPALAVPEALRVLRPGGALALWWNTDAHDVPWIADSGRRIDRHFAGLNLSAEKRNFDARFADPTGNLDFVHHEIRWSRRVPLDTHLANVGSHSVFLTDTEERATAFFTEERRHLLAVFPDGLVEETYDVHLLLAPTRTT; translated from the coding sequence ATGACGACACCTCCGCAGGCCGACCACAGCGCCCGGGCCCATTCCTTCAACGCGGCCGCGGCCCAGTACGCCGCCAACCGCCCCTCCTACCCGCCCGCCCTCTTCGACGCGCTGGAGGAGCTGACCGGCCGTCCCCTCCAGGGTTCCCGCGTCGTGGACGTCGGCGCCGGTACGGGTCTCGCCACCGCCCGCCTGCACGAGCGCGGCGCAGACGTGATCGCCGTCGAACCCGGCGCCGGCATGGCGGCCGAGTTCCGCCGGACCCTCCCCGGCGTCCCCGTGGTGCGCGGCAACGGCAACGCCCTGCCCCTCGCCGACCACAGCGCCGACCTGCTCACCTACGCCCAGTCCTGGCACTGGACCGACCCCGCCCTGGCCGTCCCGGAGGCGCTGCGCGTGCTGCGGCCGGGCGGCGCCCTGGCGCTGTGGTGGAACACCGACGCCCACGACGTGCCCTGGATCGCGGACTCGGGACGACGCATCGACCGGCACTTCGCCGGCCTGAACCTCTCCGCCGAGAAACGGAACTTCGACGCCCGCTTCGCCGACCCCACCGGCAACCTGGACTTCGTCCACCACGAGATCCGCTGGAGCCGTCGCGTCCCCCTCGACACCCACCTGGCCAACGTCGGCAGCCACTCGGTCTTCCTGACCGACACCGAGGAACGCGCCACGGCCTTCTTCACCGAGGAGCGCCGACACCTGCTGGCCGTCTTCCCGGACGGCCTGGTCGAGGAGACGTACGACGTCCACCTCCTCCTCGCCCCGACCCGCACGACCTGA
- the proC gene encoding pyrroline-5-carboxylate reductase, translating to MTQKVAVLGTGKIGEALLSGMIGAGWAPADLLVTARRRERADELRARHGVTPVTNAEAAKSADTLILTVKPQDMGTLLDELAPHVPADRLVISGAAGVPTSFFEERLAPGTPVVRVMTNTPALVDEAMSVISAGTHATAAHLTHTEEIFGAVGKTLRVPESQQDACTALSGSGPAYFFYLVEAMTDAGILLGLPRDKAHDLIVQSAIGAAKMLRDSGEHPVKLRENVTSPAGTTINAIRELENHGVRAALIAALEAARDRSRELASGTKD from the coding sequence ATGACCCAGAAAGTCGCAGTCCTCGGCACCGGCAAGATCGGCGAAGCCCTCCTCAGCGGCATGATCGGAGCCGGCTGGGCCCCCGCCGACCTCCTGGTCACCGCCCGCCGCCGGGAACGGGCCGACGAACTCCGCGCCCGCCACGGAGTCACCCCCGTCACCAACGCCGAGGCCGCCAAGTCCGCCGACACCCTGATCCTCACGGTCAAGCCCCAGGACATGGGCACCCTCCTCGACGAACTCGCCCCGCACGTCCCGGCCGACCGCCTGGTCATCAGCGGCGCGGCGGGCGTCCCCACCTCCTTCTTCGAGGAGCGCCTCGCCCCCGGCACCCCGGTCGTCCGCGTCATGACGAACACCCCGGCCCTCGTCGACGAGGCCATGTCCGTCATCTCGGCCGGCACCCACGCGACCGCGGCCCACCTGACCCACACCGAGGAGATCTTCGGCGCCGTCGGCAAGACCCTCCGCGTCCCCGAGTCCCAGCAGGACGCCTGCACCGCCCTCTCCGGGTCGGGACCGGCGTACTTCTTCTACCTGGTCGAGGCCATGACCGACGCCGGCATCCTCCTCGGCCTGCCCCGCGACAAGGCCCACGACCTGATCGTGCAGTCGGCGATCGGCGCGGCGAAGATGCTCCGCGACAGCGGCGAACACCCGGTCAAGCTCCGCGAGAACGTCACGTCCCCCGCCGGCACCACCATCAACGCCATCCGCGAACTGGAGAACCACGGCGTTCGCGCCGCCCTCATCGCCGCGCTGGAGGCCGCCCGCGACCGCAGCCGCGAACTGGCCTCCGGCACCAAGGACTGA
- a CDS encoding HAD family hydrolase — MRYDLVIFDNDGVLVDSEPISNRLLAGYLTELGHPTSYEDSLRDYMGGAMHRVHDLVLERTGRRLPSDFDDVFHARVFAAFERELEPVPGAVDVLEKLAADGVAYCVASSGSHQRIRTGHRKAGLDRWFDDERIFSSQDVGRGKPAPDLFLHAAARMGVAPERCVVVEDSPLGVRAAVAAGMDVYGFTAMTPAEKLGGATRLFADMGELADLLRG; from the coding sequence ATGCGCTACGACTTGGTTATCTTCGACAACGACGGTGTTCTCGTCGACAGTGAGCCGATCTCCAACCGGCTGCTGGCGGGCTATCTCACCGAGCTGGGACACCCGACGTCGTACGAGGACTCGCTGCGGGACTACATGGGTGGTGCCATGCACCGCGTGCACGACCTCGTACTGGAGCGGACGGGGCGGCGACTGCCCTCGGACTTCGACGACGTCTTCCACGCGCGGGTGTTCGCCGCCTTCGAGCGGGAGCTGGAGCCCGTTCCCGGTGCCGTCGATGTGCTGGAGAAGCTCGCCGCGGACGGGGTGGCGTACTGCGTGGCCTCCTCCGGGAGTCACCAGCGGATTCGGACGGGGCATCGCAAGGCCGGGCTCGACCGGTGGTTCGACGACGAGCGGATCTTCAGTTCCCAGGACGTGGGGCGTGGGAAGCCGGCGCCGGATCTCTTCCTGCACGCGGCCGCGCGGATGGGCGTGGCGCCGGAGCGGTGTGTCGTGGTCGAGGACAGCCCGCTGGGTGTGCGGGCCGCCGTCGCGGCCGGGATGGACGTGTACGGGTTCACCGCGATGACGCCCGCCGAGAAGCTGGGCGGAGCCACTCGGCTCTTCGCGGACATGGGGGAGCTGGCCGACCTGCTGCGCGGCTGA